In Negativicutes bacterium, a single window of DNA contains:
- the yihA gene encoding ribosome biogenesis GTP-binding protein YihA/YsxC: MKIRQIELVMSAGFVSQCPPDALPDIAFAGRSNVGKSSLLNAMFSRRNLARTSSTPGKTQTLNFYRINDCFHMVDLPGYGYAALGKGKQQTISQLLQDYLLKRQQLQLVVQLVDSRHEPSELDREMTAFLQRCSLPFIVVGTKRDKLTRSQWQTQAAMLKRSLLLPEPPLLFTTEEEQSREALWAVLEKLVPQIAQQEETV; the protein is encoded by the coding sequence ATGAAAATCAGGCAAATTGAACTCGTCATGTCTGCCGGTTTTGTTTCTCAATGTCCGCCGGATGCGCTGCCGGATATTGCTTTTGCCGGCCGCTCCAATGTGGGGAAATCCTCCCTGCTCAATGCGATGTTTTCGCGCCGCAACCTGGCGCGGACTTCCTCAACACCGGGCAAGACGCAGACCCTGAATTTCTATCGCATCAACGATTGTTTCCATATGGTGGATTTGCCCGGCTATGGGTATGCAGCTTTGGGCAAAGGCAAGCAGCAGACGATCAGCCAGTTGCTGCAGGATTATTTATTGAAGAGACAGCAACTGCAGCTGGTGGTGCAGTTGGTGGACAGCCGGCATGAACCGTCCGAACTGGACCGGGAAATGACGGCTTTCCTGCAGCGCTGCTCGCTGCCGTTTATTGTGGTTGGCACCAAGCGTGATAAGCTGACACGCAGCCAATGGCAAACTCAGGCTGCCATGCTGAAACGGTCCTTGTTGCTGCCGGAGCCTCCGCTGTTGTTTACCACCGAAGAAGAACAGAGCCGGGAGGCGCTCTGGGCTGTCTTGGAAAAACTGGTGCCGCAGATTGCGCAGCAGGAAGAGACGGTCTAG